In Rhizobium oryzihabitans, one DNA window encodes the following:
- a CDS encoding carbohydrate ABC transporter permease, with product MSEALPLSHARIRPGRILAWTLLFIGGLIMVSPLLFMFSTSFKTADQVYDLRLIPAAPTLANYITVMADGRFLRWFFNSIFVAVIVTLSNCFFDSLVGYTLAKFEFRGRYFIFLAILSTLMIPTEMLVIPWYLMSSQLGWLDSYWGIMFPGMMTAFGTFLMKQFFETVPNDFIEAARVDGLNEFQIWWKVALPLVTPALSALAIFTFLGNWTAFFWPLIVTTSKELYTLPVGLSSFAVEQQIQWEMIMTGAAIATIPTLIVFIVLQRYIVRGVMLAGLKG from the coding sequence ATGAGCGAAGCGCTGCCACTCTCCCACGCCCGCATCCGCCCCGGCCGCATCCTTGCCTGGACGCTGTTGTTCATCGGCGGCCTGATCATGGTCTCGCCGCTGCTCTTCATGTTTTCCACCTCGTTCAAGACGGCGGACCAGGTCTATGACCTCCGGCTCATTCCCGCAGCACCGACGCTTGCAAACTACATAACGGTGATGGCCGACGGCCGTTTCCTCCGCTGGTTCTTCAACTCGATCTTCGTTGCGGTCATCGTCACCCTTTCCAACTGCTTCTTTGACAGCCTGGTTGGTTATACGCTCGCAAAATTCGAGTTCCGCGGTCGCTACTTCATCTTCCTCGCGATCCTTTCGACGCTGATGATCCCGACGGAGATGCTCGTCATCCCGTGGTATCTGATGTCCAGCCAGCTTGGCTGGCTCGACAGCTACTGGGGCATCATGTTCCCTGGAATGATGACGGCCTTCGGCACCTTCCTGATGAAACAGTTCTTCGAGACGGTTCCGAACGACTTCATCGAGGCAGCGCGCGTCGACGGGCTGAACGAATTCCAGATTTGGTGGAAGGTCGCCCTGCCGCTGGTGACGCCCGCGCTCTCCGCACTGGCAATCTTCACCTTCCTCGGCAACTGGACTGCATTCTTCTGGCCGCTCATCGTCACCACCAGCAAGGAACTCTACACCCTGCCGGTCGGCCTCTCGAGCTTTGCCGTGGAACAGCAGATCCAGTGGGAAATGATCATGACGGGCGCTGCCATTGCGACCATCCCAACCCTTATCGTCTTCATCGTCCTGCAACGCTACATCGTTCGCGGTGTGATGCTGGCAGGCCTGAAAGGATAA
- a CDS encoding carbohydrate ABC transporter permease, which translates to MTAIDQQGAASGRPGGSFGDRFSMRTKRLVWIWSFLAIPILFYSIIRFYPTLQAFWLSFTNWDLLRPAKFIGVANYVKLFKDPQFWKVFRNTFTYLIIGTPISLVLAFVIAFYLDRVRILHGFIRALYFLPYLTTAAAMAWVWRWFYQPPPIGIINDVFGMIGIPQQPFIRSTDQALYSVMVTAIWAGLGFQIIIFMAGLRSIPSTFYEAARIDGLGEWAILRKITLPLLKPTTVFLVVFSSIGFLRIFDQVYNMTTNDPGGPLGSTKPLVLMIYQTAFNSYAMGYAAAQTVVLFTILLVVSLVQLWVLREKK; encoded by the coding sequence ATGACAGCGATCGATCAACAGGGGGCGGCATCCGGCCGCCCCGGCGGCTCCTTCGGGGATCGCTTTTCCATGCGCACGAAACGGCTTGTGTGGATCTGGAGCTTTCTGGCTATCCCGATCCTGTTCTACAGCATCATCCGTTTTTACCCGACACTGCAGGCCTTCTGGCTGTCCTTCACCAACTGGGACCTGCTGCGGCCGGCAAAATTCATCGGCGTCGCCAATTACGTCAAGCTGTTCAAGGACCCGCAATTCTGGAAGGTCTTCAGGAACACCTTCACCTATCTCATCATCGGCACGCCCATCAGCCTCGTTCTGGCTTTTGTCATCGCCTTTTATCTTGATCGGGTGCGTATCCTCCACGGCTTCATCCGCGCGCTCTATTTCCTGCCCTATCTGACGACGGCAGCGGCGATGGCCTGGGTCTGGCGCTGGTTCTATCAGCCGCCGCCGATCGGCATCATCAACGACGTATTCGGGATGATCGGAATTCCGCAGCAGCCGTTCATCCGCTCCACCGATCAGGCGCTTTATTCGGTCATGGTGACAGCCATCTGGGCGGGCCTCGGTTTCCAGATCATCATCTTCATGGCGGGCCTGCGCTCCATTCCGTCGACATTTTATGAAGCCGCGCGCATCGACGGTCTTGGCGAGTGGGCGATCCTTCGAAAGATCACGCTGCCTCTCCTGAAACCAACCACCGTCTTCCTCGTGGTCTTCTCCTCGATCGGCTTCCTGCGGATTTTCGATCAGGTCTACAACATGACCACGAACGATCCGGGCGGCCCGCTCGGCTCAACCAAACCGCTGGTGCTGATGATCTACCAGACTGCGTTCAATTCCTATGCGATGGGTTATGCCGCCGCGCAGACGGTCGTCCTGTTCACCATTCTTCTTGTCGTATCGCTGGTCCAGCTCTGGGTCCTGAGGGAAAAGAAATGA
- a CDS encoding extracellular solute-binding protein, which yields MEAYMRRATLFAGLVAGFSTFAFNAAQAVEIEYWQYVFDTRVKAMDELIAEFQKANPDITVKQVTFPYADYQTRVIAANMSGKGPDVMQLFYGWLDKFAAGGILQPLPTDAFPHDKIESDFFPIVSAMKRGDDYYGLPTAVRSLALFYNKKLFTEAGLDPANPPKTLDEFVAAAEKIAKHDAAGNLTVAGSTLDMGGQDHQWWREVLIRQYGGEPYTDNDQKVAYDSEAGVQALKFYTSLQLEKKIGQVGFMDEGQAAFRAGKAGMTIDGTFRLGSFRTIKDFEWGVTELPTNDKNIRSNYASYFANGISAKTSGEELEASKKFLAYISSPEAMAIWLKTVGELPARRAAALTEENLKDPVYAPFLKGLEYAHTTLFMDEAAQRQNAIDMTNRILLEGQSVEDSIKQAAGAEQEIIDAAKP from the coding sequence ATGGAGGCTTACATGCGCAGGGCAACTTTGTTCGCCGGCTTGGTCGCCGGCTTCAGCACATTTGCGTTCAACGCCGCTCAGGCGGTTGAAATCGAATATTGGCAATATGTCTTCGACACACGCGTCAAAGCGATGGACGAGCTTATTGCGGAGTTTCAGAAGGCCAATCCTGACATTACCGTCAAACAGGTGACCTTCCCTTACGCCGACTACCAGACGCGCGTCATTGCCGCCAACATGTCCGGCAAGGGCCCTGACGTCATGCAGCTGTTTTACGGCTGGCTGGATAAGTTTGCAGCCGGCGGCATCTTGCAGCCGCTGCCGACCGACGCTTTCCCGCATGACAAGATCGAAAGCGATTTCTTCCCGATCGTCAGCGCCATGAAGCGCGGCGACGATTATTACGGCCTGCCGACGGCGGTTCGTTCGCTTGCACTTTTCTACAACAAGAAGCTCTTCACCGAAGCGGGCCTCGATCCCGCCAACCCGCCGAAGACGCTGGACGAATTCGTCGCTGCCGCAGAAAAGATCGCCAAGCACGACGCCGCTGGAAACCTCACCGTCGCAGGCTCCACACTCGATATGGGTGGCCAGGACCACCAATGGTGGCGCGAGGTTCTCATCCGCCAATATGGCGGCGAGCCCTACACCGATAACGACCAGAAAGTCGCCTATGACAGCGAGGCGGGTGTTCAGGCCCTGAAGTTCTACACCAGCCTGCAGCTTGAAAAGAAGATCGGTCAGGTGGGCTTCATGGATGAAGGCCAGGCCGCCTTCCGCGCCGGCAAGGCGGGTATGACCATCGACGGCACGTTCCGGCTGGGATCGTTCAGAACCATCAAGGACTTCGAGTGGGGCGTGACCGAGCTTCCCACCAATGACAAGAATATCCGCTCCAACTATGCCAGCTATTTTGCCAACGGCATCAGCGCCAAGACGAGCGGCGAAGAGCTTGAAGCGTCGAAGAAATTCCTCGCCTACATCTCCTCACCGGAAGCCATGGCGATCTGGCTGAAGACCGTGGGCGAATTGCCGGCACGGCGTGCGGCAGCTCTGACCGAAGAGAACCTGAAGGACCCGGTCTACGCACCGTTCCTGAAGGGTCTCGAATACGCCCACACCACCCTGTTCATGGACGAGGCCGCCCAGCGGCAGAACGCCATCGACATGACGAACCGGATTTTGCTCGAGGGCCAATCCGTCGAAGACTCCATCAAGCAGGCCGCCGGGGCCGAGCAGGAAATCATCGACGCGGCCAAACCCTAA
- a CDS encoding ROK family transcriptional regulator — MTVHTVDAYPVAIGKNPERSREHNRRVVLDIVRRHGSLGRAQIAKITHLTPQAVANIVDELVGEELLKELGRRRTGRGQPPIQFAVNPDGGATIGVEIAADHMVTVGLDLAGVLRTHRVTPLKDTTPEAIFKTFAAEHAAVAKNVGCRLLGTGVVMPGPFEIDGMTSVGPTTLSGWVGIDARQMLSEACGQPVVVENDATAAAVGERLFGAGLAIPNFCMIYFGVGIGLGIIQDGSPYRGAFGNAGEIGHVTVSPKGRPCPSCGQMGCLEAYASVYVLKEKLVCAGVADTELDDLEALFKANNPVVMEWIDEAAVHLAPMVAMLENILDPQTVILGGALPEIIISEIIARMGHLPTSVASRRQRELPRVIHGKSGQLTAALGAAALPLFDIVTPKLETSLGAAAQVPG, encoded by the coding sequence ATGACGGTGCACACGGTGGATGCCTATCCCGTAGCAATCGGAAAAAATCCTGAGCGCAGCCGCGAGCACAACCGGCGAGTCGTCCTCGACATCGTCCGGCGGCACGGATCGCTCGGGCGTGCTCAGATCGCCAAGATCACGCATCTGACACCTCAGGCGGTTGCCAATATCGTCGATGAGCTGGTGGGGGAGGAGCTTCTGAAGGAGCTTGGCCGCCGCCGCACCGGCAGGGGCCAGCCGCCGATCCAGTTTGCCGTCAACCCGGATGGCGGCGCGACGATCGGGGTGGAGATCGCCGCCGACCACATGGTCACCGTCGGCCTCGATCTCGCCGGTGTGCTGCGCACCCATCGTGTCACGCCGCTCAAGGACACGACGCCGGAAGCCATATTCAAGACCTTTGCGGCAGAGCATGCCGCGGTTGCCAAAAATGTCGGTTGCAGGCTGCTCGGCACCGGCGTCGTCATGCCCGGACCTTTCGAGATCGACGGCATGACCTCAGTCGGCCCGACGACGCTCTCCGGCTGGGTGGGTATCGACGCCCGCCAGATGCTGAGCGAGGCCTGCGGCCAACCGGTCGTGGTTGAAAACGATGCGACGGCCGCCGCCGTCGGCGAGCGCCTGTTCGGCGCGGGCCTGGCGATCCCGAATTTCTGCATGATCTATTTTGGTGTCGGCATCGGTCTCGGCATCATTCAGGATGGCTCGCCCTATCGTGGCGCGTTCGGCAATGCCGGCGAAATCGGCCATGTGACCGTCTCGCCGAAGGGAAGGCCTTGCCCTTCCTGCGGGCAAATGGGCTGCCTGGAGGCCTATGCTTCCGTTTATGTGCTCAAGGAAAAGCTCGTCTGCGCCGGTGTGGCGGATACGGAGCTTGACGATCTGGAAGCCCTGTTCAAGGCCAATAATCCGGTGGTGATGGAGTGGATCGACGAGGCCGCCGTCCATCTGGCGCCGATGGTTGCGATGCTCGAGAACATTCTCGATCCACAGACGGTCATTCTCGGTGGAGCGCTGCCGGAAATCATTATCAGCGAGATCATTGCGCGGATGGGGCATCTGCCGACTTCGGTCGCAAGCCGGCGGCAAAGGGAGTTGCCGCGCGTCATCCACGGCAAATCAGGACAGTTGACGGCGGCGCTTGGTGCCGCCGCCCTGCCGCTGTTCGACATCGTCACACCAAAACTTGAGACGTCCTTGGGCGCCGCAGCGCAGGTGCCCGGCTGA
- a CDS encoding PIG-L family deacetylase, translated as MLNPRERIERQMADPWLVRLHRKLSALKSAVTVMHTGAHPDDEQNGLLAYFRMELGMRTIIACSTRGEGGQNALGPERLGALGVIRSRELEEAARVIDADVSWLGHGPADIIHDFGFSKDGDQTFGRWGQQRIVERLVRAYRKERPDIVIPTFLDVPGQHGHHRAMTRAAKTAITLAADPAAYPEHFSEGLKPWKVAKYYLPAWSGGGDTYDDEVPPPETTLIVNAPGKEEATGAQYDRIGEWSRYYHASQGMGHWPKRAQEVWPLHLELSNVAGGGESSILDRLPSSLTDLSDFPGLDAESAKALVEAEREIIDAIAAFPDTQRITASLLSAATLLQKVDEAAAQDFKALHGHRIARKRAQVDAAILTALDLFERAYAQPAEIVPGGTSALYVELADKAGEFQVEVTPVLPAGVSSSVQSLGQTRVFSLVADQDATVSGLYQPDWKASGGNGHASVRLSARVEGRDVSANFDLEEPFFVTPAQSLTIAPDALLVPLGQGQDAHVFQAHIRGADAPLSFRSAGGWNLRKSGSDWIAERTGDATTGLAQIEATVGSQPAFQITPIAYPHIGRTRFLAPSALKILSLDLKLPEGARVGYVGGGADRVGSWLSRMGLDVTELDAQALGGDLSSFTTIVVGIFAFGIRKDLAAATERLHRFVEEGGHLVTLYHRPTDGWNPETTPVRRLEIGKPSLRWRVTDPNAEVTVLLPDHPLLVGPNTISAADWTGWDKERGLYFASRWDDVYEPLLAMHDVDEQPLKGALVSAAIGKGRHTHTSLVLHHQMDKLVPGAFRLMANLVQPA; from the coding sequence ATGCTTAACCCCCGGGAGCGCATCGAACGGCAGATGGCCGATCCATGGCTCGTGCGCCTGCATCGCAAACTGAGCGCACTGAAATCTGCTGTCACCGTCATGCACACCGGCGCGCATCCGGATGACGAGCAGAACGGGCTTCTCGCCTATTTCCGGATGGAGCTGGGCATGCGGACCATCATCGCCTGCTCGACGCGCGGCGAGGGCGGGCAGAATGCGCTGGGGCCGGAGCGGCTGGGCGCGCTCGGTGTCATCCGGTCGCGGGAGCTGGAGGAGGCTGCCCGCGTCATCGATGCGGATGTAAGCTGGCTTGGCCATGGCCCGGCGGATATCATTCACGACTTCGGTTTCTCCAAGGATGGTGACCAGACCTTCGGTCGATGGGGGCAGCAGCGCATCGTCGAGCGCTTGGTGCGCGCCTATCGCAAGGAACGGCCCGATATCGTCATCCCCACATTTCTCGATGTGCCGGGACAACATGGACATCACCGCGCCATGACGCGCGCGGCGAAAACCGCGATCACGCTGGCGGCCGATCCTGCCGCTTATCCCGAACATTTCTCCGAGGGGCTGAAACCCTGGAAGGTGGCCAAATATTATCTTCCCGCATGGTCGGGCGGTGGCGACACCTATGATGACGAAGTGCCTCCGCCGGAGACAACGCTGATAGTCAATGCTCCGGGCAAGGAGGAGGCCACCGGTGCGCAATATGACCGTATCGGCGAATGGTCGCGTTATTACCATGCATCGCAGGGAATGGGGCATTGGCCGAAGCGGGCGCAGGAAGTCTGGCCGCTGCATCTTGAGCTCTCCAACGTTGCGGGCGGCGGGGAAAGCTCGATCCTCGACAGGCTGCCGTCGTCGCTGACCGATCTCTCGGATTTTCCCGGGCTAGACGCCGAATCGGCAAAGGCGCTGGTTGAGGCCGAACGGGAAATCATCGACGCAATCGCAGCCTTTCCCGACACGCAGCGGATCACGGCGTCACTTCTTTCGGCGGCAACTCTTTTGCAGAAGGTCGACGAGGCCGCAGCCCAGGATTTCAAGGCGTTGCACGGGCACCGGATCGCGCGCAAACGGGCGCAGGTCGATGCCGCTATCCTGACGGCCCTTGATCTTTTCGAGCGGGCTTATGCCCAGCCGGCAGAGATCGTTCCGGGCGGAACATCCGCTCTTTATGTGGAACTTGCTGACAAGGCGGGTGAATTTCAGGTCGAAGTTACCCCGGTCCTTCCGGCTGGCGTTTCCTCATCCGTTCAGTCGCTTGGCCAGACGCGGGTCTTTTCACTTGTCGCCGATCAGGACGCCACTGTTTCCGGTCTCTATCAGCCCGACTGGAAAGCGTCAGGCGGCAATGGCCATGCCTCGGTGCGCCTTTCCGCAAGGGTCGAAGGCCGGGACGTTTCGGCTAACTTCGATCTGGAGGAGCCGTTTTTCGTAACGCCCGCGCAGTCGCTGACGATCGCGCCCGATGCGCTTCTGGTTCCGCTTGGACAGGGGCAGGACGCCCATGTTTTTCAGGCGCATATAAGGGGTGCCGATGCGCCGCTGTCGTTCAGGAGTGCGGGCGGCTGGAACCTGCGCAAGAGCGGCAGCGACTGGATTGCCGAACGCACCGGCGACGCTACGACGGGCCTTGCCCAGATCGAAGCGACTGTCGGTTCGCAGCCGGCTTTCCAGATCACGCCGATCGCCTATCCGCATATCGGCCGGACGCGGTTTCTCGCACCTTCCGCTCTGAAAATCCTCTCGCTGGACCTCAAACTTCCGGAGGGCGCGCGTGTCGGTTATGTCGGTGGCGGTGCCGACCGGGTCGGGTCATGGCTTTCTCGCATGGGTCTTGATGTCACCGAACTGGATGCGCAGGCGCTTGGCGGTGATCTCTCGTCGTTTACGACGATTGTTGTCGGCATCTTCGCCTTCGGCATCAGAAAGGATCTGGCTGCGGCAACAGAGCGGCTCCACCGATTCGTCGAAGAGGGCGGCCATCTTGTCACGCTCTATCACCGGCCGACGGATGGATGGAACCCGGAGACGACGCCGGTGAGGCGGCTCGAGATCGGCAAACCTTCCCTGCGCTGGCGTGTGACCGACCCGAATGCCGAGGTGACGGTGCTGTTGCCCGATCATCCATTGCTTGTCGGGCCCAACACGATCAGTGCTGCTGACTGGACGGGCTGGGACAAGGAGCGCGGGCTCTATTTCGCCTCGCGCTGGGATGATGTCTATGAGCCCCTGCTTGCCATGCATGATGTCGATGAACAGCCCCTGAAGGGTGCGCTGGTCTCGGCGGCGATTGGCAAGGGCCGGCACACGCATACGAGCCTCGTCCTTCACCACCAGATGGACAAGCTGGTGCCGGGGGCGTTCCGCCTCATGGCAAACCTTGTGCAACCCGCGTGA
- a CDS encoding DMT family transporter has product MNGQSQSEKQENPRETDARAGIGWLLLDMALVSGGMTALVKAQGVTYPAFQLVFIRAMIGLIFILPLIWRHRMEMVNVKYPWRNLFRICCNAIALTSNFVAITLLPLATVNAVGFSRPLVTMAMAVAVLGERVSRYRWAGACLAFVGVLVVIGPGGAEFNAGVLVVLVSVVFGALAVIQTRALRQENTTVMMVFYTVGLAVITAVPAIWTWKPIAPLDWGPLLAIGLLAQMGQYCFLRAYRIADASVLAPVGYLSILFVTAVGYFLFDEVPEARVVFGIAIILVSLQATAFAEYLLKTLRRRR; this is encoded by the coding sequence GTGAATGGCCAGAGCCAGAGTGAAAAACAGGAAAACCCGCGCGAAACCGATGCTCGCGCGGGCATCGGCTGGCTATTGCTGGATATGGCCCTCGTTTCGGGCGGAATGACAGCCCTCGTCAAGGCGCAGGGCGTTACCTATCCGGCCTTTCAACTCGTCTTCATCAGGGCGATGATCGGCCTGATCTTCATCCTGCCGCTCATCTGGCGGCACCGGATGGAAATGGTGAACGTCAAATATCCCTGGCGCAATCTTTTCCGAATCTGCTGCAACGCCATTGCACTCACCAGCAACTTCGTCGCCATCACACTGTTGCCGCTCGCCACCGTCAATGCCGTGGGCTTCTCCCGCCCGCTGGTGACGATGGCGATGGCGGTCGCCGTTCTCGGCGAAAGGGTGAGCCGATATCGCTGGGCTGGGGCCTGCCTTGCATTTGTCGGCGTTCTCGTCGTCATCGGACCGGGCGGCGCCGAATTCAACGCAGGCGTGCTCGTCGTCCTCGTCTCGGTGGTGTTCGGTGCTCTTGCGGTGATCCAGACCCGGGCGCTGCGGCAGGAAAACACCACGGTGATGATGGTGTTCTATACGGTTGGCCTTGCCGTCATTACCGCGGTTCCGGCGATCTGGACATGGAAGCCGATCGCGCCGCTCGACTGGGGGCCGCTGCTCGCCATCGGCCTGCTTGCGCAAATGGGGCAATATTGTTTCCTGCGGGCCTATCGCATTGCCGATGCAAGCGTGCTCGCACCCGTCGGCTATCTGTCGATCCTGTTTGTGACGGCTGTGGGATATTTCCTGTTTGACGAGGTGCCCGAGGCCCGCGTCGTCTTCGGCATCGCCATCATTCTCGTCTCTCTGCAGGCAACGGCCTTTGCGGAGTATCTCCTGAAGACGTTGCGCCGCCGACGGTGA
- a CDS encoding AraC family transcriptional regulator, with the protein MGNFVLRDLIDQGPGMRTVSLPRGRQTLHTMPTSSGYEIRSSGNYDWDGRRRGQTPFTVLQYCIGGQGNLRYENRHYVVKPGETLLLLIPHNHRYWLEEGKEWEFFWISMNGEEALRIHRNILSVTGPILKLQPETIDHLAYCCSRLVNGAETPGAASAVAYEAAMTLYDDVFGSHPSFGGEYRTLQQVLSYIDSHLGERLSVSDLAAVAGLSRAHFSRIFTASEGLPPAEFVLQRRLRRAAKLLTTAGNIPIKEVSVLCGFEDPNYFSKVFRRLYGTNPSEFRTTGMYASVQQNRS; encoded by the coding sequence ATGGGTAATTTTGTGCTGCGTGATTTGATCGATCAGGGACCCGGCATGCGAACCGTCTCGCTGCCGCGCGGACGCCAGACCCTGCACACCATGCCCACCAGCAGCGGCTATGAAATCCGCAGCAGCGGCAACTATGATTGGGACGGGCGAAGGCGCGGCCAGACGCCGTTCACCGTGCTGCAATATTGCATCGGCGGACAGGGCAATCTGCGCTACGAAAACCGACATTATGTGGTGAAACCGGGTGAAACCCTGCTGCTGCTCATTCCCCACAACCATCGCTACTGGCTGGAAGAGGGCAAGGAATGGGAATTCTTCTGGATTTCCATGAATGGCGAGGAAGCCCTGCGCATTCACCGCAATATTCTCTCCGTCACCGGCCCTATCCTCAAGCTTCAGCCGGAAACCATCGATCATCTCGCTTATTGCTGTTCGCGTCTCGTCAACGGCGCGGAAACGCCGGGAGCGGCCTCCGCCGTTGCCTATGAGGCGGCGATGACGCTTTATGACGACGTTTTCGGCTCGCATCCCTCTTTCGGCGGTGAATATCGCACCCTGCAGCAGGTGCTGAGCTACATAGACAGCCATCTCGGCGAGCGGCTTTCCGTCAGTGACCTCGCCGCCGTCGCCGGCCTCAGCCGCGCGCATTTTTCCCGCATCTTCACGGCAAGCGAAGGCCTGCCGCCGGCGGAATTCGTGCTGCAGCGACGATTGCGGCGGGCGGCGAAGCTTCTCACCACGGCCGGCAACATTCCCATCAAGGAGGTTTCCGTGCTGTGCGGCTTCGAGGATCCGAACTACTTCTCCAAGGTCTTCCGCAGGCTTTACGGCACCAATCCGAGCGAATTTCGCACCACCGGCATGTATGCGAGCGTTCAGCAGAACAGATCGTGA